Below is a window of Flavobacterium sp. N2820 DNA.
TTAACAACATTTTTTAACACCGCAAATTGTGATTTTTTTTAATTTTTAGTTGTTAATATAGCGTTAAAAAACATTAAAAAAAGTAGTAATTGTGAGTGTTTTATGATTCTATTTTATAATTTTAAGAAAAATTTCAAAAAACAACTTACTATGTCAGTAAAATTATCACCTATAATTGCCGGAGTTATGAATTGGGGTGTTTGGGATAAAAACCTTAACACAAACGAAATGAATCACTTAATTAACCTTTTTTTTGAAAACGGAATTACGTCATTTGACCATGCGGATATCTATGGTGGTTATACAACCGAAGCTGCTTTTGGAAAAGCGTGGTCAACTTCAAAAATTGATCGAAAAAAAGTGCAATTAATTACTAAATGCGGAATTGAACATATTTCTGAAAATCGTCCGCAAAACATAGTAAAACATTACAATTATTCTAAAGACTATATCATTTGGTCGGCTGAAAATTCGCTAAAAAATCTTCAAACTGATTATTTAGATGTGTTTTTATTACACAGACCAAGTCCGTTACTACAAGCTGATGAAGTTGCTGAAGCGGTTGAAAAACTAAAATCCGAAGGAAAAATATTGTCTTTTGGCGTTTCAAATTTCACCCCTTTTCAAACTGAATTATTACGTCAAAAAACAGCAGTTTCTTTTAATCAAATTCAATTTTCTGCAACCAATCATGAAGCCATGTTGGATGGAAGTTTAGATTACATGCAACTGCACAAAATAACGCCTATGGCTTGGAATCCTTTAGGAGTAGTTTTTAGAGAAAATACAGAGCAAACCCAACGCTTAAAATTACTTTTTTCTAAGTTAGTAGATAAATATCATGTGGGTTCAGACTTGATTTTACTTGCTTGGATTTTACAACATCCTGCAAACATTTTACCTGTAGCCGGAACTATAAATGTGAGTCGCATTCAACAATTAATGAAAGCAAAGGCACTAGTTTTAGACACGCAAGATTGGTTTGCGATTTGGACTGAAAGTATGGGAAATAAAGTGCCTTAATTTAGTTTTCAGTCGCAGTTTTCAGTCGCAGGACAGCACTGAAAACTGAGACTGAGACTGCAAACCAAAACAATGATCAACAAGCGCCTTCTTATCAAGAATTTATTAGCTCACAATGATGAGAATAGTTTTTATGATAAAAAACGTCAGTTAAATTTACATACAAAAGAAGGAAAAGCAAAGTTTTTAAAACACATTTGTGCGCTTTCCAATTCAAATCCAAGCAACAATTCTTACATTGTAGTGGGTGTTGAAGATGCGACTAATGAAATTGTGGGTGATGACTTTTTTGATGATAGTCGCATTCAAAATTTGGTAAACGCTTTTTTAGAAAATCCACCAAAAATTCAATACGAGAATGTCCCTTTTCCAAGTTTACCAAAAGATAAAGTGGTAGGTTTGGTTACGATTAAACCCAAATCGAAAACTTCGTATTTCAAAAAAGGAATTCATACTATAGTTGCCAATAGTACATTTGTTAGGCGAGGCAGCAATACTTCTCCAACAACCGAAAAAATTCCGTATTCAAAACAGAATATTGAAACAGTTATTAGTTTAGAAAATAACTCCCGAAATAGTATTTCGTATACCTTAGAAAGTGTTTTAGATTTTATAAATAACAGGCACAAAGATTTAGAGTCAAATTATAAAGTTTTTAAAGAGCTTTTTGTGGTTTGCTGGGCAGGAAACAAGAAAAAAGTGCGCGATAAAATGTACTACTCGCGTGTGGATATTGAATTGGTAAACGAACAAGTTAAACTTTTTTATTCCGCTTTAGATGAAGTGAGTATTGCCTATGATGATGATTCTTTTTCAATTACAGAATATGTGAGTTTGGGATTAAATGATAAAACCAGTTTTTATCCGTTAGAAAAAGTCTCCATTCATTTTTTTGACAATGGGTATTACAAAATAGACACGCAATTATTGTTTGAACCACCACAATACAATAAAAAAATGTTGCATCACATTTACAATGCCAATAATGCTATTTTGGTTAAACTTCAAAAAGGCGTTGTTTTGCAACCCTCTGAAAAAAGAGATTTGATCAATGTACCGCACACCTTAATGATTTGTTACTTGAATGGTTTTGAAGAGGCCAAACAAAAGCTAATTGATGCCAAACCTTATTTAAAAGCGTTTGACGACTCTTTAGTGT
It encodes the following:
- a CDS encoding aldo/keto reductase produces the protein MSVKLSPIIAGVMNWGVWDKNLNTNEMNHLINLFFENGITSFDHADIYGGYTTEAAFGKAWSTSKIDRKKVQLITKCGIEHISENRPQNIVKHYNYSKDYIIWSAENSLKNLQTDYLDVFLLHRPSPLLQADEVAEAVEKLKSEGKILSFGVSNFTPFQTELLRQKTAVSFNQIQFSATNHEAMLDGSLDYMQLHKITPMAWNPLGVVFRENTEQTQRLKLLFSKLVDKYHVGSDLILLAWILQHPANILPVAGTINVSRIQQLMKAKALVLDTQDWFAIWTESMGNKVP
- a CDS encoding ATP-binding protein, encoding MINKRLLIKNLLAHNDENSFYDKKRQLNLHTKEGKAKFLKHICALSNSNPSNNSYIVVGVEDATNEIVGDDFFDDSRIQNLVNAFLENPPKIQYENVPFPSLPKDKVVGLVTIKPKSKTSYFKKGIHTIVANSTFVRRGSNTSPTTEKIPYSKQNIETVISLENNSRNSISYTLESVLDFINNRHKDLESNYKVFKELFVVCWAGNKKKVRDKMYYSRVDIELVNEQVKLFYSALDEVSIAYDDDSFSITEYVSLGLNDKTSFYPLEKVSIHFFDNGYYKIDTQLLFEPPQYNKKMLHHIYNANNAILVKLQKGVVLQPSEKRDLINVPHTLMICYLNGFEEAKQKLIDAKPYLKAFDDSLVYVSFKEVMRILRKMKYD